Proteins encoded together in one Amblyomma americanum isolate KBUSLIRL-KWMA chromosome 1, ASM5285725v1, whole genome shotgun sequence window:
- the LOC144104791 gene encoding uncharacterized protein LOC144104791 produces MRPYARRDLQKHRLRPSGREEYQQRATFNYRLSRARRVIENSFGIMAARWRILRRPFRASEETTENICKACVVLHNFMMSESALARSAYSPPGYADSEDWQGNETPGLWRTDGNDLPAMRGISRQGCHSARSAMDVRDRLAQYFVTDGKVPWQEAIVDRAGRKEA; encoded by the exons ATGCGTCCCTATGCCCGTCGTG ACTTGCAGAAGCACAGATTAAGACCATCTGGACGCGAGGAGTACCAGCAGAGAGCAACTTTCAACTACCGTTTAAGCCGGGCTCGCCGGGTCATTGAAAATTCATTTGGCATAATGGCTGCAAGATGGCGAATATTAAGGAGGCCTTTTAGAGCATCAGAGGAAACAACGGAAAATATTTGCAAGGCATGTGTTGTGCTACATAACTTTATGATGTCAGAGAGCGCATTGGCAAGATCTGCCTACAGCCCACCTGGCTATGCCGACAGTGAGGACTGGCAAGGAAACGAAACTCCTGGCTTATGGAGGACAGACGGCAATGACCTTCCAGCAATGAGAGGGATAAGTAGACAAGGATGCCACTCTGCAAG GTCTGCTATGGATGTGCGCGACAGACTGGCACAATATTTTGTCACGGATGGCAAAGTTCCATGGCAAGAAGCGATTGTCGACCGTGCAGGACGGAAG GAAGCATGA